The following proteins are encoded in a genomic region of Sorangiineae bacterium MSr12523:
- a CDS encoding response regulator, with product MPKTLLAVDDSVTMRKVLEITFSGEDYRVITADGRNAAFAALNEEPQVVVIDTVLSNEDGYALAKDVRARVPAAAIVLLASRYNPYDAARGKDAGADDFIDKPFDTQQFIDKVKKAIAAKEAAGVPVAAPTPVGAGSAPAVPAAAAAPPRAPVQAPAAAAASPGGGGRPSPRSPTLVFGQDAPQNAPVASPAKPFQAASAPSPAAPAVAASSGSVAVATAVNGHLAGKLGELGLSPQQADAVLALSRDVVERVVWEVVPQLAETLIKEEIARLTRD from the coding sequence GTGCCCAAGACACTGCTCGCTGTCGATGACAGCGTCACGATGCGTAAGGTTCTCGAGATCACGTTCAGCGGGGAAGATTACCGCGTGATCACCGCCGACGGTCGGAACGCCGCCTTCGCCGCGTTGAACGAAGAACCGCAAGTCGTCGTCATCGACACCGTGCTTTCCAACGAAGATGGCTACGCCCTCGCCAAAGACGTGCGTGCGCGCGTTCCAGCGGCGGCCATCGTGCTGCTCGCAAGCCGCTACAACCCGTACGACGCCGCCCGCGGCAAGGATGCGGGTGCGGACGACTTCATCGATAAGCCCTTCGATACGCAGCAGTTCATCGACAAGGTGAAGAAAGCCATCGCCGCGAAAGAAGCCGCCGGCGTGCCCGTTGCCGCTCCGACGCCGGTGGGCGCGGGTTCGGCCCCCGCGGTTCCCGCAGCTGCCGCCGCTCCGCCCCGCGCGCCCGTGCAGGCGCCGGCCGCCGCCGCGGCGTCTCCCGGCGGTGGCGGCAGGCCGTCGCCGCGTTCGCCCACGTTGGTCTTCGGGCAGGATGCGCCCCAGAATGCGCCGGTCGCCTCCCCCGCGAAGCCGTTTCAGGCCGCGTCGGCTCCTTCGCCGGCGGCTCCGGCGGTCGCCGCATCGAGCGGCAGCGTGGCCGTTGCCACGGCCGTGAATGGGCACCTCGCGGGCAAGTTGGGCGAGCTCGGACTGAGCCCCCAGCAGGCCGACGCGGTCCTTGCGCTTTCGCGCGACGTCGTGGAGCGCGTGGTGTGGGAAGTCGTTCCCCAGCTCGCCGAGACCTTGATCAAGGAAGAGATCGCGCGTCTGACGCGGGATTAG
- a CDS encoding RluA family pseudouridine synthase, translating into MRVPDDLSGKPLDAVVRTLFSLTWGKARSCIETGKVQLDGQTVTNTTRRVRAGVDVTLRMSAPRPQHTRRADLEADRIIHIDAHVVVVNKPAGISTIPYGDEEDPDTLDARVRNYLSRQQTERGGGRPALGIVHRLDKETSGLIVFTRTWLAKKSLTDQFRAHTIGRRYLAIVHGDLRTARTIRSHLVADRGDGLRGSTQRPGQLEKGGSSPQLAITHVEPVEKLRGATLVACRLETGRTHQIRIHLSEAGHPLLGERVYIRGFQGETIPAPRLMLHAAELGFVHPALQRPMSFTQPLPQDIEETLARLAVVPK; encoded by the coding sequence ATGCGCGTACCCGACGACCTTTCCGGGAAACCACTCGACGCCGTCGTGCGGACCCTCTTCTCCCTGACCTGGGGGAAGGCGCGGTCGTGCATCGAGACCGGCAAAGTTCAGCTCGATGGTCAAACGGTGACCAACACCACGCGCCGCGTGCGGGCCGGGGTCGATGTCACTTTGCGCATGAGCGCTCCCCGGCCACAGCATACGAGGAGAGCCGATCTCGAAGCCGATCGCATCATCCATATCGATGCCCACGTCGTGGTGGTCAACAAGCCCGCGGGCATCAGCACCATCCCGTACGGTGACGAGGAAGACCCGGACACGCTCGACGCCAGGGTGCGCAATTATCTCTCGCGCCAACAAACGGAACGCGGTGGTGGCCGTCCGGCGCTGGGCATCGTGCATCGACTCGACAAGGAGACGTCGGGGCTCATCGTGTTCACGCGCACGTGGCTCGCGAAGAAGAGCCTCACCGACCAGTTTCGCGCGCACACCATCGGGCGCCGCTACCTCGCCATCGTGCACGGCGACCTACGGACCGCCCGCACCATCCGCTCCCACCTGGTCGCCGATCGCGGGGACGGGCTTCGCGGTTCGACGCAGCGCCCCGGGCAGCTCGAAAAGGGCGGGAGTTCTCCTCAGCTCGCCATCACGCACGTCGAACCCGTGGAAAAATTGCGCGGTGCGACCCTCGTGGCCTGCCGGCTCGAAACGGGGCGTACGCACCAGATTCGCATCCACTTGAGCGAGGCCGGACACCCCCTTTTGGGCGAGCGGGTCTACATCCGCGGTTTCCAAGGGGAAACCATTCCGGCCCCACGCCTCATGCTCCACGCGGCCGAATTGGGCTTCGTGCACCCCGCGTTGCAGCGGCCCATGTCCTTTACGCAGCCGCTCCCTCAGGACATCGAGGAAACACTCGCGCGCCTCGCCGTCGTTCCAAAATGA
- the hrcA gene encoding heat-inducible transcriptional repressor HrcA: protein MSELSARAKQILYAAITEFVATGEPVGSRTLSKKCGIELSPASIRNVLSDLEEAGYLQQPHTSAGRVPTDRAFRLFIDALMEVRALSQEEHARIRARFEEMTPGHNMMRETGRFLSELTGAVAVVVSPRLEALTLKQLRFLRTNPGELLAVLVMSNGSVQNRFISAQVSDAELTRIHNLLDDVTDGRTLGDLRDFFARKLATERIQQDQLRRRAFSLAEAAVSETPPTEADVVIEGQSKLFDRPEFSDAAGMKQLVSAFDDRERLLRLLDATMAAKGPTVMVGQEAGELGGGQLAIVRAPFLDHGRTVGTIGIIGPTRMDYPKVVPLVEATASAMTEYMDRSSGGGSGSGSMK from the coding sequence ATGTCCGAGCTCAGCGCGCGTGCGAAGCAGATCCTCTATGCGGCGATCACCGAGTTCGTCGCGACGGGGGAACCCGTTGGGTCGCGAACACTCTCCAAAAAGTGCGGCATCGAGCTGTCACCGGCGAGCATTCGCAACGTCCTGTCCGACCTGGAGGAGGCTGGGTATCTGCAACAGCCGCACACCAGCGCCGGCCGCGTTCCGACGGATCGGGCCTTCCGTCTCTTCATCGACGCGTTGATGGAAGTGCGGGCCCTGTCGCAGGAGGAGCATGCCCGCATCAGGGCCCGCTTCGAGGAGATGACGCCGGGCCACAACATGATGCGCGAGACGGGGCGTTTTCTCTCCGAGCTGACCGGCGCCGTCGCCGTCGTCGTCAGCCCGCGCCTCGAAGCGCTCACGTTGAAGCAGCTGCGCTTTCTGCGAACCAACCCGGGCGAGCTGCTCGCCGTTCTGGTCATGTCGAACGGCTCCGTGCAGAACCGCTTCATCTCCGCGCAGGTCAGTGATGCGGAGCTCACGCGCATTCACAACTTGCTCGACGACGTGACCGACGGACGCACCCTCGGCGATCTGCGCGACTTCTTCGCGCGAAAGCTCGCCACGGAGCGCATCCAGCAGGACCAACTGCGCCGCCGCGCCTTCTCGCTCGCCGAGGCTGCGGTCAGCGAGACGCCGCCCACCGAAGCGGACGTGGTCATCGAGGGGCAGTCGAAGCTCTTCGACCGGCCCGAGTTCTCCGACGCGGCGGGCATGAAGCAGCTCGTCAGCGCCTTCGACGATCGGGAGCGCTTGCTGCGACTGCTCGACGCCACCATGGCGGCGAAGGGCCCCACGGTGATGGTCGGCCAGGAGGCAGGCGAGCTCGGCGGTGGTCAATTGGCCATCGTCCGGGCCCCCTTCCTGGACCACGGACGCACCGTCGGAACCATTGGAATCATCGGCCCAACCCGCATGGACTACCCCAAAGTGGTCCCCCTGGTGGAGGCGACCGCAAGCGCCATGACCGAGTACATGGATCGCTCCAGCGGCGGCGGAAGCGGCAGCGGCTCCATGAAATAA
- a CDS encoding cyclic nucleotide-binding domain-containing protein yields MRTAPPDLPGSQTTDSPVDRALALMLADEGEAALRWAAAVVEHDVTPSALILTCRLLADAGRTEAATEGLELAVKQAIDAGNLPLAVAAVADLRQLGRAVDRYFDEIAASFCVGSSRLSDISSPPPPLPNFETFQPMSSFLAGPALLSKATSIVHGARERYQKGRELPPIAPLPFFSALEMEGLRALIAAFEMITVPAGQAVIVEGEEGAEAYIVARGELEVRRKPPPDDGGDVTLARLVNGSLFGEMALLSRTPRAASVVACRPSILLVARRDALEKVAQARPDVGIELAAHCRRRMVANLVRTSRVLIDVHPDARPALVERFETCVFEKGEKLIRVGEEASGLHLIASGEVAVVGYEPGEEPLVISTLGAGEVVGEVALVLRRKAVADVVAVHPTVTLHLPREDFISLIKDHPAILGSLYLSAIQRDDETTAVIANATTRVTDDYILV; encoded by the coding sequence ATGCGAACGGCACCCCCGGATCTTCCCGGCAGCCAGACCACAGATTCGCCCGTCGATCGGGCGCTTGCGCTGATGCTCGCCGACGAAGGGGAGGCCGCGTTGCGGTGGGCGGCCGCCGTGGTCGAGCACGATGTGACGCCGAGCGCGCTCATTCTCACGTGCCGTCTGCTGGCCGACGCCGGCCGCACGGAGGCCGCGACCGAAGGACTCGAGCTCGCCGTGAAGCAGGCCATCGATGCGGGCAACCTGCCGCTGGCCGTCGCGGCGGTGGCCGATCTTCGCCAATTGGGGCGGGCCGTCGATCGGTACTTCGACGAGATCGCCGCGTCGTTTTGCGTGGGTTCGTCGCGGCTGTCGGACATTTCGTCGCCGCCACCTCCGTTGCCGAACTTCGAGACCTTCCAGCCGATGAGTTCTTTTCTCGCCGGCCCGGCGCTCTTGTCCAAGGCGACCAGCATCGTGCACGGCGCACGTGAGCGCTACCAAAAGGGCCGCGAGCTACCGCCCATCGCGCCGCTCCCGTTCTTCAGCGCGCTGGAGATGGAAGGCCTGCGCGCGCTCATCGCCGCCTTCGAGATGATCACGGTGCCTGCGGGGCAGGCCGTCATCGTGGAGGGCGAGGAGGGCGCGGAAGCGTACATCGTCGCGCGCGGAGAGCTCGAAGTGCGGCGCAAGCCCCCGCCGGACGACGGCGGCGACGTGACGCTTGCACGCTTGGTCAATGGTTCGCTCTTCGGCGAGATGGCGCTGCTGTCACGAACGCCGCGCGCGGCCAGCGTGGTGGCGTGCCGCCCATCGATTCTGCTCGTCGCCCGCCGCGATGCCCTCGAAAAAGTCGCCCAGGCACGGCCCGACGTGGGCATCGAGCTCGCCGCACACTGCCGCCGGCGCATGGTGGCAAACCTGGTGCGCACCTCGCGCGTGCTCATCGACGTGCACCCGGATGCGCGGCCCGCGCTGGTGGAGCGCTTCGAGACGTGCGTCTTCGAAAAGGGCGAGAAACTCATCAGGGTAGGGGAAGAGGCGTCGGGCTTGCACCTCATTGCCTCGGGCGAGGTGGCCGTCGTCGGCTACGAACCGGGGGAGGAGCCGCTGGTCATCTCGACCTTGGGGGCGGGTGAGGTGGTCGGTGAGGTCGCGCTCGTTTTGCGTCGAAAGGCGGTCGCGGACGTCGTCGCGGTGCATCCAACCGTAACGCTGCACCTGCCGCGAGAAGACTTCATCTCCTTGATCAAGGACCACCCGGCCATTTTGGGGAGCCTTTATCTTTCGGCGATTCAGCGCGACGACGAGACGACGGCGGTGATTGCCAACGCGACGACCCGGGTGACAGACGATTACATTCTTGTATAA
- a CDS encoding cation diffusion facilitator family transporter — translation MLGIIGVFFVFELAGAIAARSQVLKADALHLLMDVLAISMSIVAMKLAVRRPTPRFTFGLRRAEPVAAIFNALLVLVVTVEIVHDAIEQLRGEGEPPAATIMLLVSMGALVVNGVSAWLLHDVIGHHGHGHHHHHHDHDHHGHDHGKGHGLNLRGARLHLLGDALGSLAALVAAVIIRLGGPPAVDSVASFLVALILVLGALGLLRDATLVLLEAAPVHLPVDAVRTIVRNFPGVHEVHDMHVWTLGAGHDALIVHVRSDGDDPEFSTLASRLSKKLRDEFSCEYVTVQVEKTDASCDAPSLSDSDSSSDD, via the coding sequence GTGCTGGGCATCATCGGCGTCTTCTTCGTCTTCGAGCTTGCGGGGGCGATCGCCGCGCGAAGCCAGGTGCTCAAGGCCGATGCGCTCCATCTGCTGATGGACGTGTTGGCCATCTCGATGAGCATCGTGGCGATGAAGCTTGCGGTGCGCCGTCCGACCCCTCGCTTTACCTTCGGGCTGCGCCGCGCCGAGCCGGTGGCTGCGATTTTCAATGCGCTGCTCGTTCTCGTGGTCACCGTCGAAATCGTGCACGACGCCATCGAGCAGCTGCGCGGGGAAGGGGAGCCGCCGGCGGCGACGATCATGTTGCTCGTCTCGATGGGCGCGCTCGTGGTCAATGGCGTGAGCGCGTGGCTGCTTCACGACGTCATTGGTCATCACGGTCACGGGCACCATCATCACCACCACGATCACGATCACCACGGCCATGATCACGGCAAGGGACACGGCCTCAATTTGCGTGGTGCGAGGTTGCACCTGCTCGGCGATGCCCTCGGCTCGCTCGCGGCGTTGGTGGCGGCGGTGATCATTCGCCTGGGGGGCCCTCCGGCGGTGGATTCGGTGGCCAGCTTCCTCGTCGCGCTCATTCTCGTGTTGGGCGCCCTCGGTTTGCTTCGCGATGCGACCTTGGTGCTGCTCGAGGCCGCGCCGGTGCATCTACCGGTGGATGCCGTTCGCACGATCGTGCGCAATTTCCCCGGCGTGCACGAGGTTCACGACATGCACGTGTGGACCTTGGGCGCCGGCCACGATGCCCTCATCGTGCACGTGCGCTCCGACGGCGACGACCCCGAGTTCTCGACCCTGGCCAGCCGTTTGAGCAAGAAGCTCCGCGATGAGTTCTCCTGCGAGTACGTCACGGTCCAAGTCGAGAAGACGGACGCGTCGTGCGACGCGCCCTCCCTCTCGGATTCCGACTCGAGCTCGGACGACTGA
- a CDS encoding OmpH family outer membrane protein — protein sequence MKLFPQVFAAWLAASLFLLGFDARAEMKVAVVDVQRAVMQTEDGLRAQASLKKIFDSKQQELNKKQNELQKQREDLEKQQKVLSKEAFQKRVEDWQKAMVELQSVFVEYNKDLEKRQKEFTDPIVEKIMAIVKRIASTEGFDIVVDKQAVAYMRADLDLTDRAIQAYNSGGGGAAAKAPAAPAPKK from the coding sequence ATGAAATTGTTTCCCCAAGTCTTCGCGGCATGGCTCGCGGCCAGTCTGTTCCTCCTGGGCTTCGACGCACGCGCGGAGATGAAGGTCGCCGTCGTCGACGTTCAACGCGCGGTCATGCAGACCGAAGATGGCCTGCGCGCCCAGGCGTCCTTGAAAAAGATCTTCGACAGCAAGCAGCAAGAGCTGAACAAGAAGCAGAACGAGCTGCAGAAGCAGCGTGAAGACCTCGAGAAGCAGCAGAAGGTCCTCTCGAAGGAAGCCTTCCAGAAGCGCGTCGAGGACTGGCAGAAGGCGATGGTCGAGCTTCAGTCCGTGTTCGTCGAGTACAACAAGGACCTGGAGAAGCGGCAGAAGGAGTTCACCGACCCCATCGTCGAGAAGATCATGGCCATCGTGAAGCGCATTGCGTCGACCGAGGGTTTCGACATCGTGGTCGACAAGCAAGCCGTCGCCTACATGCGTGCAGATCTCGACCTGACCGACCGCGCCATTCAGGCGTACAACAGCGGTGGCGGCGGCGCAGCGGCCAAGGCTCCGGCAGCGCCCGCACCGAAGAAGTAA
- the lpxA gene encoding acyl-ACP--UDP-N-acetylglucosamine O-acyltransferase: MSTKVHPTAIVHPESTLEDDVELGPYAVVGARVHLGRGTRLSSHAIVEGPTRLGEGNVLFPFAVVGSVAQDKRHAGAPGTLEVGDFNVFREHVTIHRGTSGRATRIGHHNLFMAGAHAAHDTVLGSHIVLANGVQLAGHSWVDDYATFGGLSGLAQFVHVGESAFVAAGAMCERNVPPFVVVQGDRARIRALNKVGLQRRGLPDSDITALSKAYAAIFGTSRPRAQAIADLPDDLRSNPWVARLLAALS; the protein is encoded by the coding sequence ATGAGCACCAAAGTGCATCCCACGGCCATCGTGCACCCCGAGTCGACGCTCGAGGACGACGTGGAGCTCGGGCCCTACGCCGTCGTGGGCGCGCGGGTGCACCTCGGGCGCGGCACGCGTCTGTCGTCGCACGCGATCGTCGAGGGGCCGACGCGCCTCGGTGAGGGCAATGTGCTCTTTCCCTTCGCGGTGGTTGGCAGCGTGGCGCAGGACAAGCGCCACGCCGGGGCCCCGGGCACGCTCGAGGTGGGCGACTTCAACGTGTTCCGCGAGCACGTGACGATTCACCGCGGCACATCGGGCCGGGCGACGCGAATCGGCCATCACAATTTGTTCATGGCCGGCGCCCACGCCGCGCACGACACCGTGTTGGGCTCGCACATCGTGCTGGCCAACGGCGTTCAGCTCGCGGGTCACTCCTGGGTCGACGACTACGCCACCTTCGGCGGCTTGAGCGGCCTCGCCCAATTCGTCCACGTCGGCGAGAGCGCTTTCGTCGCCGCCGGCGCCATGTGCGAGCGCAACGTCCCGCCCTTCGTCGTCGTTCAAGGCGACCGCGCCCGCATCCGCGCCTTGAACAAAGTCGGTCTCCAACGCCGCGGCCTCCCCGACTCGGACATCACCGCCCTGTCCAAAGCATACGCCGCCATCTTCGGCACCTCCCGCCCCCGCGCCCAAGCGATCGCCGACCTACCCGACGACCTCCGCTCGAACCCGTGGGTAGCCCGCTTACTCGCTGCGCTCTCCTGA
- a CDS encoding endonuclease III has product MLTARQMSAVLTKVARFVEGRDHLAVTRVSLDGDPFAVLVSTIISLRTRDEVTDVVSPKLLAVAPDAKTMANTPVERIAELIFPAGFYRNKAQTLQEIARTLLDEHDGRVPDTLEGLLELRGVGRKTANLVLTLGHRKPGICVDIHVHRISNRLGFVRTKSPDETEMVLRDQLPRRWWIPINDILVTFGRVHCTPLSPHCSTCPVANVCHRVDVGRAR; this is encoded by the coding sequence ATGCTCACGGCGCGGCAAATGTCGGCGGTGCTGACGAAGGTGGCGCGCTTCGTCGAAGGGCGCGATCACCTCGCGGTGACGCGGGTGTCGCTGGACGGCGATCCGTTTGCGGTGCTGGTGTCGACCATCATTTCACTGCGCACGCGCGACGAGGTGACCGACGTGGTGAGCCCGAAGCTGCTCGCCGTCGCGCCCGACGCGAAGACGATGGCGAACACGCCGGTGGAGCGCATCGCCGAGCTGATTTTCCCCGCCGGGTTCTACCGAAACAAGGCGCAGACGCTGCAGGAGATCGCGCGCACCCTACTGGACGAGCACGACGGCCGCGTGCCAGATACGTTGGAAGGGCTCCTCGAGCTCCGGGGCGTGGGCCGCAAGACAGCGAACCTGGTGCTGACCTTGGGGCATCGCAAGCCGGGCATCTGCGTGGACATCCACGTGCACCGCATCTCGAACCGACTCGGCTTCGTGCGCACGAAGTCCCCCGACGAAACGGAAATGGTGCTCCGCGATCAGCTCCCACGCCGCTGGTGGATCCCCATCAACGACATCCTGGTGACATTCGGCCGCGTCCACTGCACGCCGCTGTCACCCCACTGCTCCACCTGCCCCGTCGCCAACGTCTGCCACCGGGTCGACGTCGGTCGTGCACGCTGA
- a CDS encoding tetratricopeptide repeat protein — MPIDRESVLQTAQKYAEKKKYDRAIAEYQKIIQVDPTDARTLLKMGDLQVKMGAYADAIATYERVGKHYVSLEFFVKAVWVYKQIGEILHKHVPHLEERYAHIAPQLAQLYQNLGLTSDAMATLDEVATRLQKQQRDTEAIEVFKKTIDLDPNNPIPHLRLAEALSRARDPEGAASVFSTAASLLIRRGRPDDALKVLERLLHHKQDPAQARIAAELYLQRGAQADGLQALAKLQICFQANPKDIDTLALLARAFVVIGQAAKGIEVRKEMARIAREQGKTELFRRLVNDLLEVAGDDDQVQQLAVSLPPDDDDDEESQLAPPPPRVTMPQAPRGSAPIIEAVELDEELLADDDSAIESIEALSAPATSRAGQTLSLPGLTDDEMPVFDVPSRLSQVGSRASAPDLTERHASISDDYPEMSIEEADDLLVPTSSEEAIAELLEEAASLRRRRMYTSAIESLRIGLELDPYAMDLRHALRDVLIEAGRIDDAVDESFATVSLLLDRLDGEGAARALSDILAIDPGNERALHMLRELGYDAPVPASESRPASAEVNDDLDDLYDPDAPLPTYELDELGTAHLEPPSFSDQTVPRGTLPGPPPRVAPRRELAIDDPFGSSELPLPEFPLDPSAMDVARHADTLLDPAAMDPMMDPTEVTSRQSASSRPVVELEDALEEADFFASRGLYGDARAVLREQLSRNPNHPLLLERIQELEMQEHGGAAQTSGTRAVPNSVDERSFDISASLDALENLEEVTGPIDLVALGGQVDVEEVFAKFKEGVNKQIDVDDADMHYDLGIAYREIGKFDDAIREFELAANDPSRTCVCESMIGQIHMDRGALPDAIDAFLRGLAAKTRTPEQETMLSFELGKAYEEKNLPKDALNSYHRVSRWNPNYRDVQERIRRLSRHESTRTPSRPLAVGAEDDEFDRAFDEIIGDGKLP; from the coding sequence GTGCCGATTGACCGCGAATCGGTGCTCCAGACCGCTCAGAAGTACGCCGAGAAGAAGAAGTACGATCGGGCGATCGCCGAGTACCAGAAGATCATCCAGGTGGATCCGACCGACGCTCGGACCCTCCTGAAGATGGGCGACCTCCAGGTAAAAATGGGCGCCTACGCGGATGCGATCGCGACCTATGAACGGGTCGGCAAGCACTACGTCAGCCTCGAATTTTTCGTCAAAGCCGTCTGGGTCTACAAGCAGATCGGCGAGATCCTGCACAAGCACGTGCCGCATCTCGAGGAGCGTTACGCGCACATCGCTCCGCAGCTCGCGCAGCTCTATCAGAACCTCGGGCTGACGAGCGATGCCATGGCCACCCTGGACGAGGTGGCCACGCGACTGCAGAAGCAGCAACGCGACACCGAAGCCATCGAGGTCTTCAAGAAGACCATCGACCTCGACCCGAACAACCCCATCCCGCACCTGCGCCTGGCGGAAGCCCTGTCGCGGGCGCGCGATCCGGAAGGCGCCGCGAGCGTCTTCTCCACGGCGGCTTCGCTGCTGATCCGGCGCGGTCGTCCCGACGACGCGTTGAAGGTGCTCGAGCGGCTGCTGCATCACAAGCAGGACCCGGCGCAGGCACGCATCGCCGCCGAGCTTTACCTGCAACGCGGTGCGCAGGCGGACGGGCTGCAGGCGCTGGCGAAGCTGCAGATCTGCTTTCAGGCGAACCCGAAAGACATCGACACGTTGGCGCTGCTGGCGCGCGCGTTCGTGGTCATCGGGCAGGCGGCCAAGGGCATCGAGGTTCGGAAGGAAATGGCGCGCATCGCGCGCGAGCAGGGCAAGACCGAGCTTTTCCGTCGGCTCGTGAACGACTTGCTCGAGGTGGCCGGCGACGACGACCAGGTGCAGCAACTCGCTGTGAGCCTGCCACCCGACGATGACGACGACGAAGAGTCGCAGCTCGCGCCACCGCCGCCCCGTGTTACGATGCCGCAGGCACCGCGCGGCTCGGCCCCGATCATCGAGGCAGTGGAGCTCGACGAAGAGCTGCTGGCCGACGACGATTCGGCCATCGAGTCCATCGAGGCGCTCTCCGCACCGGCCACGTCACGCGCGGGGCAAACACTGTCGCTGCCTGGCCTGACGGATGACGAAATGCCGGTGTTCGACGTGCCGAGTCGCCTGTCGCAGGTGGGCTCGCGGGCATCGGCGCCGGATCTGACGGAGCGGCATGCGTCCATCTCGGACGACTACCCCGAGATGAGCATCGAGGAGGCGGACGACCTTCTGGTGCCGACGAGCAGCGAGGAGGCCATCGCCGAGCTGCTCGAGGAAGCGGCGTCGCTGCGACGGCGGCGGATGTACACGTCGGCCATCGAGTCGCTGCGCATCGGGCTCGAGCTCGATCCGTACGCGATGGACCTGCGGCATGCGCTGCGGGACGTGCTCATCGAAGCGGGGCGCATCGACGATGCGGTGGACGAGTCGTTCGCCACGGTGTCGCTGCTGCTCGATCGGCTCGATGGCGAGGGTGCCGCGCGCGCATTGAGCGACATCCTCGCGATCGATCCGGGCAACGAGCGCGCCTTGCACATGCTGCGCGAGCTCGGGTACGACGCGCCCGTTCCCGCATCGGAATCGCGACCTGCGTCCGCGGAAGTGAACGACGATCTGGACGATCTGTACGATCCGGACGCGCCCCTTCCCACGTACGAGTTGGACGAGTTGGGCACGGCGCACCTGGAGCCGCCGTCCTTCAGCGACCAAACGGTGCCGCGCGGAACGTTGCCAGGGCCGCCGCCTCGCGTGGCTCCTCGTCGCGAGTTGGCCATCGACGATCCCTTCGGGTCGTCCGAGCTGCCGCTTCCCGAGTTCCCGCTCGACCCGTCGGCGATGGACGTGGCGCGGCATGCGGACACGTTGCTCGATCCGGCGGCGATGGATCCGATGATGGATCCCACGGAGGTGACCAGCCGCCAATCGGCGAGCTCGCGCCCGGTGGTGGAGCTCGAGGACGCGCTGGAGGAGGCGGACTTTTTCGCATCGCGCGGGCTTTACGGCGATGCGCGGGCGGTGCTTCGCGAGCAGCTGTCGCGCAATCCGAATCACCCGCTGTTGCTCGAGCGGATCCAAGAGCTGGAGATGCAGGAGCACGGCGGCGCGGCGCAAACGTCGGGCACGCGGGCGGTGCCCAACAGCGTCGACGAGCGCAGCTTCGACATTTCCGCATCGCTCGATGCGCTGGAGAACCTGGAAGAAGTCACGGGGCCCATCGACTTGGTCGCCCTCGGCGGGCAGGTCGACGTCGAAGAGGTGTTCGCGAAGTTCAAAGAAGGCGTGAACAAGCAGATCGACGTCGACGACGCCGACATGCACTACGACCTGGGCATCGCATACCGCGAGATCGGGAAGTTCGACGACGCGATCCGCGAGTTCGAGCTGGCCGCGAACGATCCGAGCCGCACCTGCGTGTGCGAGTCGATGATCGGGCAGATTCACATGGACCGCGGGGCACTGCCCGATGCGATCGATGCATTCTTGCGCGGCCTCGCCGCCAAGACGCGAACGCCGGAGCAAGAGACGATGCTCTCCTTCGAGCTGGGCAAAGCTTACGAGGAGAAGAACCTGCCGAAGGACGCGCTGAACTCGTACCACCGGGTGTCGCGCTGGAATCCGAACTACCGCGACGTGCAGGAGCGCATCCGCCGCCTGTCGCGCCACGAATCGACGCGCACGCCCTCGCGCCCGCTCGCCGTGGGGGCCGAGGACGACGAATTCGACCGCGCCTTCGACGAGATCATCGGGGACGGCAAGCTGCCCTAG
- a CDS encoding CopD family protein → MITLALALVALHLFANLLWIGSISVVAWLVLTASGRASSTPQPSGALELALGTDTRSAASHLARTIYLRFATPAFGASFLFGVARLAMDPSTYIHMHWFHAKLMAALGVIALHHVIGARAKRLAAGSMQVRGTSAILFGALLACVVLTCLFVIFRNELIG, encoded by the coding sequence ATGATCACGCTCGCGCTCGCCCTCGTGGCACTGCATCTTTTCGCCAACCTCCTCTGGATAGGCTCCATCTCGGTGGTGGCTTGGCTGGTACTCACAGCGTCCGGCCGCGCATCCTCCACCCCGCAACCCAGTGGTGCGTTGGAGCTCGCGTTGGGAACCGACACCCGCTCCGCGGCGTCGCACCTGGCGCGGACGATCTACCTTCGCTTCGCGACCCCGGCGTTCGGGGCCAGCTTTCTCTTCGGCGTGGCGCGGCTAGCGATGGATCCAAGCACGTACATTCACATGCATTGGTTCCACGCAAAGCTTATGGCCGCCCTCGGTGTCATTGCTCTGCACCATGTGATCGGTGCCAGGGCCAAGCGACTTGCTGCGGGAAGTATGCAAGTACGGGGAACAAGCGCTATTCTTTTCGGTGCCCTCCTTGCGTGCGTTGTGCTGACTTGCCTCTTCGTCATTTTCAGGAATGAACTCATTGGCTGA